One window of Myxocyprinus asiaticus isolate MX2 ecotype Aquarium Trade chromosome 4, UBuf_Myxa_2, whole genome shotgun sequence genomic DNA carries:
- the LOC127439954 gene encoding AP-1 complex subunit beta-1-like isoform X3 produces the protein MEWASQLCENRGLGSKMTDSKYFTTTKKGEIFELKAELNSDKKEKKKEAVKKVIASMTVGKDVSALFPDVVNCMQTDNLELKKLVYLYLMNYAKSQPDMAIMAVNTFVKDCEDPNPLIRALAVRTMGCIRVDKITEYLCEPLRKCLKDEDPYVRKTAAVCVAKLHDINAQLVEDQGFLDTLKDLISDSNPMVVANAVAALSEIAESHPNSNLLDLNPQTINKLLTALNECTEWGQIFILDCLANYTPRDDRESQSICERVTPRLSHANSAVVLSAVKVLMKFMEMLPKDLDYYGTLLKKLSPPLVTLLSAEPELQYVALRNINLIVQKRPEILKHEMKVFFVKYNDPIYVKLEKLDIMIRLASQANIAQVLAELKEYATEVDVDFVRKAVRAIGRCAIKVEQSAERCVSTLLDLIQTKVNYVVQEAIVVIKDIFRKYPNKYESVIATLCENLDSLDEPEARAAMIWIVGEYAERIDNADELLESFLEGFHDESTQVQLQLLTAIVKLFLKKPTETQELVQQVLSLATQDSDNPDLRDRGYIYWRLLSTDPVAAKEVVLAEKPLISEETDLIEPTLLEELICHIGTLASVYHKPPSAFVEGSRGVQHKRLPARAGSGESAEIPDIGQSGPSEAPSAVIPSQGDLLGDLLNLDLAPPTATVPSVQPSMQMGAMDLLGGGLDSLMGDESDTPSVSHRTEVQSPQPSSDYSERELGDIGGSPSMGPGLGAATAAMPTALGGAPAVGGGLGDLFDLGGGVGMPTGSYVAPKIMLLPAMKAKGLEISGTFARRSGVIQMDLSLTNKAMSVMTDFAIQFNRNSFGLAPAGPLQVLTPLSPNQTIDISLPLSTSGPVMKMEPLNNLQVAVKNNIDVFYFSCQYPLSLLFVEDGKMDRQVFLATWKDIPNENETQFQIRDIHLNSDVASNKLQGSNIFTIAKRTVDGQDMLYQSVKLTNGIWVLAEMCVQTGNPNYTLSIKCRASEVSQFVYQCYELVLKN, from the exons GAGAACAGAGGCTTGGGATCCAAGATGACAGACTCCAAATATTTCACCACTACCAAGAAAG GGGAGATCTTTGAGCTGAAGGCAGAGCTGAACAGTGATAAGAAAGAGAAGAAGAAGGAGGCAGTAAAGAAGGTCATTGCCTCTATGACTGTGGGAAAAGATGTCAG TGCCCTGTTTCCTGATGTTGTGAACTGTATGCAGACAGATAATTTGGAACTGAAGAAGCTGGTCTATCTGTACTTAATGAATTATGCCAAGAGCCAGCCAGACATGGCCATTATGGCAGTCAACACCTTTGTTAAG GATTGTGAGGATCCAAACCCTCTGATCCGTGCCCTGGCTGTGCGCACCATGGGCTGCATCCGTGTGGACAAGATTACAGAATATCTGTGTGAGCCTCTGAGGAAGTGTTTGAAAGATGAAGACCCCTACGTGAGGAAGACCGCTGCAGTTTGTGTCGCCAAGCTTCATGATATCAACGCCCAGTTGGTAGAAGACCAGGGCTTCCTAGACACCCTGAAGGACCTGATCTCGGACTCTAACCCCATG GTGGTAGCAAACGCAGTGGCAGCTCTGTCTGAGATAGCGGAGTCTCATCCCAACAGCAACCTTTTGGACCTGAACCCTCAAACCATTAACAAGCTCCTGACAGCCCTTAATGAATGCACAGAGTGGGGCCAGATCTTCATCCTCGACTGCTTGGCCAACTACACACCTCGTGATGACCGCGAGTCACAAAG TATTTGTGAACGTGTGACTCCACGACTGTCTCACGCTAACTCTGCTGTGGTGCTGTCTGCCGTGAAGGTTCTGATGAAGTTTATGGAGATGCTTCCTAAAGATCTGGACTATTACGGCACTCTACTAAAGAAACTTTCTCCTCCCCTGGTCACACTGCTCTCAGCGGAGCCTGAACTGCAGTATGTCGCCCTCAGGAACATTAACCTCATTGTACAGAAACG CCCTGAAATCCTGAAGCATGAGATGAAGGTTTTCTTTGTGAAATATAATGACCCAATCTATGTCAAACTGGAAAAGCTGGACATCATGATCCGTCTGGCATCTCAGGCCAACATCGCTCAG GTACTGGCTGAGCTGAAGGAATATGCCACTGAGGTAGACGTAGACTTTGTGCGTAAAGCTGTACGAGCCATCGGCCGCTGCGCAATTAAAGTAGAG CAATCAGCAGAACGTTGTGTCAGCACGCTGCTTGACCTTATTCAGACTAAGGTCAATTATGTGGTGCAGGAAGCCATCGTGGTCATCAAGGACATCTTCCGCAAGTACCCCAACAA ATATGAGAGTGTGATAGCCACTCTTTGTGAGAACCTGGATTCTCTGGATGAGCCTGAGGCACGGGCAGCCATGATCTGGATAGTGGGAGAGTATGCTGAGAGGATTGACAATGCTGATGAGCTGCTGGAGAGCTTCCTGGAAGGCTTCCATGATGAGAGCACACAG GTGCAGCTGCAGTTGCTCACAGCCATAGTAAAGCTGTTCCTGAAGAAGCCCACCGAGACCCAGGAACTGGTGCAACAAGTGCTTAGTCTCGCTACACAG GATTCTGATAATCCTGACCTGCGTGATCGCGGCTACATCTACTGGCGTCTGCTCTCCACTGACCCTGTGGCGGCTAAAGAGGTAGTGCTGGCCGAGAAGCCTCTGATCTCAGAGGAGACGGACCTGATTGAGCCCACCCTTCTGGAGGAGCTCATCTGCCACATCGGTACACTGGCCTCTGTTTACCATAAACCTCCCAGTGCCTTTGTGGAAGGCAGTCGTGGTGTTCAACACAAAAGACTCCCTGCACGTGCTGGCTC tgGTGAGAGTGCCGAAATCCCTGATATTGGCCAATCTGGACCTTCTGAAGCTCCATCTGCTGTCATCCCATCACAGGGTGATCTCCTTGGTGACCTGCTGAACCTGGATCTGGCCCCGCCTACTGCCACTGTCCCTTCAGTTCAGCCCTCTATGCAGATGGGAGCCATGGACCTACTGGGAGGAGGTCTGGATAGTCTG ATGGGCGATGAATCAGATACG CCGAGTGTATCCCACAGGACAGAAGTACAGTCTCCTCAGCCATCTTCTGATTATAGTGAGAGAGAG CTGGGAGACATTGGTGGAAGTCCTTCG ATGGGTCCCGGTCTGGGGGCAGCCACAGCAGCCATGCCTACTGCTCTCGGCGGCGCTCCTGCTGTCGGAGGTGGATTGGGAGACCTCTTTGACCTTGGTGGGGGTGTTGGCATGCCAACAGGATCCTACGTTGCTCCTAAAATT ATGTTGTTACCAGCCATGAAGGCTAAAGGGCTGGAGATTTCTGGAACGTTTGCCCGACGCAGTGGGGTTATTCAGATGGATCTGTCTCTCACCAACAAAGCCATGAGCGTTATGACTGACTTTGCCATTCAGTTCAACAGAAACAG TTTTGGTCTAGCCCCTGCTGGCCCTCTGCAGGTTCTCACTCCTCTGAGCCCCAATCAGACCATTGACATCAGCCTGCCTCTCAGCACAAGTGGTCCAGTCATGAAAATGGAACCTCTCAACAATCTGCAG GTAGCTGTCAAGAATAACATTGACGTGTTCTACTTCAGTTGCCAGTATCCCCTCAGTCTGCTCTTTGTAGAGGACGGAAAgatgg ACCGTCAGGTGTTCCTGGCTACGTGGAAGGACATTCCAAACGAGAATGAGACACAGTTCCAAATCAGAGACATCCACCTCAACTCAG
- the LOC127439954 gene encoding AP-1 complex subunit beta-1-like isoform X6: protein MEWASQLCENRGLGSKMTDSKYFTTTKKGEIFELKAELNSDKKEKKKEAVKKVIASMTVGKDVSALFPDVVNCMQTDNLELKKLVYLYLMNYAKSQPDMAIMAVNTFVKDCEDPNPLIRALAVRTMGCIRVDKITEYLCEPLRKCLKDEDPYVRKTAAVCVAKLHDINAQLVEDQGFLDTLKDLISDSNPMVVANAVAALSEIAESHPNSNLLDLNPQTINKLLTALNECTEWGQIFILDCLANYTPRDDRESQSICERVTPRLSHANSAVVLSAVKVLMKFMEMLPKDLDYYGTLLKKLSPPLVTLLSAEPELQYVALRNINLIVQKRPEILKHEMKVFFVKYNDPIYVKLEKLDIMIRLASQANIAQVLAELKEYATEVDVDFVRKAVRAIGRCAIKVEQSAERCVSTLLDLIQTKVNYVVQEAIVVIKDIFRKYPNKYESVIATLCENLDSLDEPEARAAMIWIVGEYAERIDNADELLESFLEGFHDESTQVQLQLLTAIVKLFLKKPTETQELVQQVLSLATQDSDNPDLRDRGYIYWRLLSTDPVAAKEVVLAEKPLISEETDLIEPTLLEELICHIGTLASVYHKPPSAFVEGSRGVQHKRLPARAGSGESAEIPDIGQSGPSEAPSAVIPSQGDLLGDLLNLDLAPPTATVPSVQPSMQMGAMDLLGGGLDSLMGDESDTLGDIGGSPSMGPGLGAATAAMPTALGGAPAVGGGLGDLFDLGGGVGMPTGSYVAPKIMLLPAMKAKGLEISGTFARRSGVIQMDLSLTNKAMSVMTDFAIQFNRNSFGLAPAGPLQVLTPLSPNQTIDISLPLSTSGPVMKMEPLNNLQVAVKNNIDVFYFSCQYPLSLLFVEDGKMDRQVFLATWKDIPNENETQFQIRDIHLNSDVASNKLQGSNIFTIAKRTVDGQDMLYQSVKLTNGIWVLAEMCVQTGNPNYTLSIKCRASEVSQFVYQCYELVLKN, encoded by the exons GAGAACAGAGGCTTGGGATCCAAGATGACAGACTCCAAATATTTCACCACTACCAAGAAAG GGGAGATCTTTGAGCTGAAGGCAGAGCTGAACAGTGATAAGAAAGAGAAGAAGAAGGAGGCAGTAAAGAAGGTCATTGCCTCTATGACTGTGGGAAAAGATGTCAG TGCCCTGTTTCCTGATGTTGTGAACTGTATGCAGACAGATAATTTGGAACTGAAGAAGCTGGTCTATCTGTACTTAATGAATTATGCCAAGAGCCAGCCAGACATGGCCATTATGGCAGTCAACACCTTTGTTAAG GATTGTGAGGATCCAAACCCTCTGATCCGTGCCCTGGCTGTGCGCACCATGGGCTGCATCCGTGTGGACAAGATTACAGAATATCTGTGTGAGCCTCTGAGGAAGTGTTTGAAAGATGAAGACCCCTACGTGAGGAAGACCGCTGCAGTTTGTGTCGCCAAGCTTCATGATATCAACGCCCAGTTGGTAGAAGACCAGGGCTTCCTAGACACCCTGAAGGACCTGATCTCGGACTCTAACCCCATG GTGGTAGCAAACGCAGTGGCAGCTCTGTCTGAGATAGCGGAGTCTCATCCCAACAGCAACCTTTTGGACCTGAACCCTCAAACCATTAACAAGCTCCTGACAGCCCTTAATGAATGCACAGAGTGGGGCCAGATCTTCATCCTCGACTGCTTGGCCAACTACACACCTCGTGATGACCGCGAGTCACAAAG TATTTGTGAACGTGTGACTCCACGACTGTCTCACGCTAACTCTGCTGTGGTGCTGTCTGCCGTGAAGGTTCTGATGAAGTTTATGGAGATGCTTCCTAAAGATCTGGACTATTACGGCACTCTACTAAAGAAACTTTCTCCTCCCCTGGTCACACTGCTCTCAGCGGAGCCTGAACTGCAGTATGTCGCCCTCAGGAACATTAACCTCATTGTACAGAAACG CCCTGAAATCCTGAAGCATGAGATGAAGGTTTTCTTTGTGAAATATAATGACCCAATCTATGTCAAACTGGAAAAGCTGGACATCATGATCCGTCTGGCATCTCAGGCCAACATCGCTCAG GTACTGGCTGAGCTGAAGGAATATGCCACTGAGGTAGACGTAGACTTTGTGCGTAAAGCTGTACGAGCCATCGGCCGCTGCGCAATTAAAGTAGAG CAATCAGCAGAACGTTGTGTCAGCACGCTGCTTGACCTTATTCAGACTAAGGTCAATTATGTGGTGCAGGAAGCCATCGTGGTCATCAAGGACATCTTCCGCAAGTACCCCAACAA ATATGAGAGTGTGATAGCCACTCTTTGTGAGAACCTGGATTCTCTGGATGAGCCTGAGGCACGGGCAGCCATGATCTGGATAGTGGGAGAGTATGCTGAGAGGATTGACAATGCTGATGAGCTGCTGGAGAGCTTCCTGGAAGGCTTCCATGATGAGAGCACACAG GTGCAGCTGCAGTTGCTCACAGCCATAGTAAAGCTGTTCCTGAAGAAGCCCACCGAGACCCAGGAACTGGTGCAACAAGTGCTTAGTCTCGCTACACAG GATTCTGATAATCCTGACCTGCGTGATCGCGGCTACATCTACTGGCGTCTGCTCTCCACTGACCCTGTGGCGGCTAAAGAGGTAGTGCTGGCCGAGAAGCCTCTGATCTCAGAGGAGACGGACCTGATTGAGCCCACCCTTCTGGAGGAGCTCATCTGCCACATCGGTACACTGGCCTCTGTTTACCATAAACCTCCCAGTGCCTTTGTGGAAGGCAGTCGTGGTGTTCAACACAAAAGACTCCCTGCACGTGCTGGCTC tgGTGAGAGTGCCGAAATCCCTGATATTGGCCAATCTGGACCTTCTGAAGCTCCATCTGCTGTCATCCCATCACAGGGTGATCTCCTTGGTGACCTGCTGAACCTGGATCTGGCCCCGCCTACTGCCACTGTCCCTTCAGTTCAGCCCTCTATGCAGATGGGAGCCATGGACCTACTGGGAGGAGGTCTGGATAGTCTG ATGGGCGATGAATCAGATACG CTGGGAGACATTGGTGGAAGTCCTTCG ATGGGTCCCGGTCTGGGGGCAGCCACAGCAGCCATGCCTACTGCTCTCGGCGGCGCTCCTGCTGTCGGAGGTGGATTGGGAGACCTCTTTGACCTTGGTGGGGGTGTTGGCATGCCAACAGGATCCTACGTTGCTCCTAAAATT ATGTTGTTACCAGCCATGAAGGCTAAAGGGCTGGAGATTTCTGGAACGTTTGCCCGACGCAGTGGGGTTATTCAGATGGATCTGTCTCTCACCAACAAAGCCATGAGCGTTATGACTGACTTTGCCATTCAGTTCAACAGAAACAG TTTTGGTCTAGCCCCTGCTGGCCCTCTGCAGGTTCTCACTCCTCTGAGCCCCAATCAGACCATTGACATCAGCCTGCCTCTCAGCACAAGTGGTCCAGTCATGAAAATGGAACCTCTCAACAATCTGCAG GTAGCTGTCAAGAATAACATTGACGTGTTCTACTTCAGTTGCCAGTATCCCCTCAGTCTGCTCTTTGTAGAGGACGGAAAgatgg ACCGTCAGGTGTTCCTGGCTACGTGGAAGGACATTCCAAACGAGAATGAGACACAGTTCCAAATCAGAGACATCCACCTCAACTCAG
- the LOC127439954 gene encoding AP-1 complex subunit beta-1-like isoform X5, whose product MTDSKYFTTTKKGEIFELKAELNSDKKEKKKEAVKKVIASMTVGKDVSALFPDVVNCMQTDNLELKKLVYLYLMNYAKSQPDMAIMAVNTFVKDCEDPNPLIRALAVRTMGCIRVDKITEYLCEPLRKCLKDEDPYVRKTAAVCVAKLHDINAQLVEDQGFLDTLKDLISDSNPMVVANAVAALSEIAESHPNSNLLDLNPQTINKLLTALNECTEWGQIFILDCLANYTPRDDRESQSICERVTPRLSHANSAVVLSAVKVLMKFMEMLPKDLDYYGTLLKKLSPPLVTLLSAEPELQYVALRNINLIVQKRPEILKHEMKVFFVKYNDPIYVKLEKLDIMIRLASQANIAQVLAELKEYATEVDVDFVRKAVRAIGRCAIKVEQSAERCVSTLLDLIQTKVNYVVQEAIVVIKDIFRKYPNKYESVIATLCENLDSLDEPEARAAMIWIVGEYAERIDNADELLESFLEGFHDESTQVQLQLLTAIVKLFLKKPTETQELVQQVLSLATQDSDNPDLRDRGYIYWRLLSTDPVAAKEVVLAEKPLISEETDLIEPTLLEELICHIGTLASVYHKPPSAFVEGSRGVQHKRLPARAGSGESAEIPDIGQSGPSEAPSAVIPSQGDLLGDLLNLDLAPPTATVPSVQPSMQMGAMDLLGGGLDSLMGDESDTPSVSHRTEVQSPQPSSDYSERELGDIGGSPSMGPGLGAATAAMPTALGGAPAVGGGLGDLFDLGGGVGMPTGSYVAPKIMLLPAMKAKGLEISGTFARRSGVIQMDLSLTNKAMSVMTDFAIQFNRNSFGLAPAGPLQVLTPLSPNQTIDISLPLSTSGPVMKMEPLNNLQVAVKNNIDVFYFSCQYPLSLLFVEDGKMDRQVFLATWKDIPNENETQFQIRDIHLNSDVASNKLQGSNIFTIAKRTVDGQDMLYQSVKLTNGIWVLAEMCVQTGNPNYTLSIKCRASEVSQFVYQCYELVLKN is encoded by the exons ATGACAGACTCCAAATATTTCACCACTACCAAGAAAG GGGAGATCTTTGAGCTGAAGGCAGAGCTGAACAGTGATAAGAAAGAGAAGAAGAAGGAGGCAGTAAAGAAGGTCATTGCCTCTATGACTGTGGGAAAAGATGTCAG TGCCCTGTTTCCTGATGTTGTGAACTGTATGCAGACAGATAATTTGGAACTGAAGAAGCTGGTCTATCTGTACTTAATGAATTATGCCAAGAGCCAGCCAGACATGGCCATTATGGCAGTCAACACCTTTGTTAAG GATTGTGAGGATCCAAACCCTCTGATCCGTGCCCTGGCTGTGCGCACCATGGGCTGCATCCGTGTGGACAAGATTACAGAATATCTGTGTGAGCCTCTGAGGAAGTGTTTGAAAGATGAAGACCCCTACGTGAGGAAGACCGCTGCAGTTTGTGTCGCCAAGCTTCATGATATCAACGCCCAGTTGGTAGAAGACCAGGGCTTCCTAGACACCCTGAAGGACCTGATCTCGGACTCTAACCCCATG GTGGTAGCAAACGCAGTGGCAGCTCTGTCTGAGATAGCGGAGTCTCATCCCAACAGCAACCTTTTGGACCTGAACCCTCAAACCATTAACAAGCTCCTGACAGCCCTTAATGAATGCACAGAGTGGGGCCAGATCTTCATCCTCGACTGCTTGGCCAACTACACACCTCGTGATGACCGCGAGTCACAAAG TATTTGTGAACGTGTGACTCCACGACTGTCTCACGCTAACTCTGCTGTGGTGCTGTCTGCCGTGAAGGTTCTGATGAAGTTTATGGAGATGCTTCCTAAAGATCTGGACTATTACGGCACTCTACTAAAGAAACTTTCTCCTCCCCTGGTCACACTGCTCTCAGCGGAGCCTGAACTGCAGTATGTCGCCCTCAGGAACATTAACCTCATTGTACAGAAACG CCCTGAAATCCTGAAGCATGAGATGAAGGTTTTCTTTGTGAAATATAATGACCCAATCTATGTCAAACTGGAAAAGCTGGACATCATGATCCGTCTGGCATCTCAGGCCAACATCGCTCAG GTACTGGCTGAGCTGAAGGAATATGCCACTGAGGTAGACGTAGACTTTGTGCGTAAAGCTGTACGAGCCATCGGCCGCTGCGCAATTAAAGTAGAG CAATCAGCAGAACGTTGTGTCAGCACGCTGCTTGACCTTATTCAGACTAAGGTCAATTATGTGGTGCAGGAAGCCATCGTGGTCATCAAGGACATCTTCCGCAAGTACCCCAACAA ATATGAGAGTGTGATAGCCACTCTTTGTGAGAACCTGGATTCTCTGGATGAGCCTGAGGCACGGGCAGCCATGATCTGGATAGTGGGAGAGTATGCTGAGAGGATTGACAATGCTGATGAGCTGCTGGAGAGCTTCCTGGAAGGCTTCCATGATGAGAGCACACAG GTGCAGCTGCAGTTGCTCACAGCCATAGTAAAGCTGTTCCTGAAGAAGCCCACCGAGACCCAGGAACTGGTGCAACAAGTGCTTAGTCTCGCTACACAG GATTCTGATAATCCTGACCTGCGTGATCGCGGCTACATCTACTGGCGTCTGCTCTCCACTGACCCTGTGGCGGCTAAAGAGGTAGTGCTGGCCGAGAAGCCTCTGATCTCAGAGGAGACGGACCTGATTGAGCCCACCCTTCTGGAGGAGCTCATCTGCCACATCGGTACACTGGCCTCTGTTTACCATAAACCTCCCAGTGCCTTTGTGGAAGGCAGTCGTGGTGTTCAACACAAAAGACTCCCTGCACGTGCTGGCTC tgGTGAGAGTGCCGAAATCCCTGATATTGGCCAATCTGGACCTTCTGAAGCTCCATCTGCTGTCATCCCATCACAGGGTGATCTCCTTGGTGACCTGCTGAACCTGGATCTGGCCCCGCCTACTGCCACTGTCCCTTCAGTTCAGCCCTCTATGCAGATGGGAGCCATGGACCTACTGGGAGGAGGTCTGGATAGTCTG ATGGGCGATGAATCAGATACG CCGAGTGTATCCCACAGGACAGAAGTACAGTCTCCTCAGCCATCTTCTGATTATAGTGAGAGAGAG CTGGGAGACATTGGTGGAAGTCCTTCG ATGGGTCCCGGTCTGGGGGCAGCCACAGCAGCCATGCCTACTGCTCTCGGCGGCGCTCCTGCTGTCGGAGGTGGATTGGGAGACCTCTTTGACCTTGGTGGGGGTGTTGGCATGCCAACAGGATCCTACGTTGCTCCTAAAATT ATGTTGTTACCAGCCATGAAGGCTAAAGGGCTGGAGATTTCTGGAACGTTTGCCCGACGCAGTGGGGTTATTCAGATGGATCTGTCTCTCACCAACAAAGCCATGAGCGTTATGACTGACTTTGCCATTCAGTTCAACAGAAACAG TTTTGGTCTAGCCCCTGCTGGCCCTCTGCAGGTTCTCACTCCTCTGAGCCCCAATCAGACCATTGACATCAGCCTGCCTCTCAGCACAAGTGGTCCAGTCATGAAAATGGAACCTCTCAACAATCTGCAG GTAGCTGTCAAGAATAACATTGACGTGTTCTACTTCAGTTGCCAGTATCCCCTCAGTCTGCTCTTTGTAGAGGACGGAAAgatgg ACCGTCAGGTGTTCCTGGCTACGTGGAAGGACATTCCAAACGAGAATGAGACACAGTTCCAAATCAGAGACATCCACCTCAACTCAG
- the LOC127439954 gene encoding AP-1 complex subunit beta-1-like isoform X7 — MEWASQLCENRGLGSKMTDSKYFTTTKKGEIFELKAELNSDKKEKKKEAVKKVIASMTVGKDVSALFPDVVNCMQTDNLELKKLVYLYLMNYAKSQPDMAIMAVNTFVKDCEDPNPLIRALAVRTMGCIRVDKITEYLCEPLRKCLKDEDPYVRKTAAVCVAKLHDINAQLVEDQGFLDTLKDLISDSNPMVVANAVAALSEIAESHPNSNLLDLNPQTINKLLTALNECTEWGQIFILDCLANYTPRDDRESQSICERVTPRLSHANSAVVLSAVKVLMKFMEMLPKDLDYYGTLLKKLSPPLVTLLSAEPELQYVALRNINLIVQKRPEILKHEMKVFFVKYNDPIYVKLEKLDIMIRLASQANIAQVLAELKEYATEVDVDFVRKAVRAIGRCAIKVEQSAERCVSTLLDLIQTKVNYVVQEAIVVIKDIFRKYPNKYESVIATLCENLDSLDEPEARAAMIWIVGEYAERIDNADELLESFLEGFHDESTQVQLQLLTAIVKLFLKKPTETQELVQQVLSLATQDSDNPDLRDRGYIYWRLLSTDPVAAKEVVLAEKPLISEETDLIEPTLLEELICHIGTLASVYHKPPSAFVEGSRGVQHKRLPARAGSGESAEIPDIGQSGPSEAPSAVIPSQGDLLGDLLNLDLAPPTATVPSVQPSMQMGAMDLLGGGLDSLMGDESDTFLSSFFPQLGDIGGSPSMGPGLGAATAAMPTALGGAPAVGGGLGDLFDLGGGVGMPTGSYVAPKIMLLPAMKAKGLEISGTFARRSGVIQMDLSLTNKAMSVMTDFAIQFNRNSFGLAPAGPLQVLTPLSPNQTIDISLPLSTSGPVMKMEPLNNLQVAVKNNIDVFYFSCQYPLSLLFVEDGKMDRQVFLATWKDIPNENETQFQIRDIHLNSDVASNKLQGSNIFTIAKRTVDGQDMLYQSVKLTNGIWVLAEMCVQTGNPNYTLSIKCRASEVSQFVYQCYELVLKN, encoded by the exons GAGAACAGAGGCTTGGGATCCAAGATGACAGACTCCAAATATTTCACCACTACCAAGAAAG GGGAGATCTTTGAGCTGAAGGCAGAGCTGAACAGTGATAAGAAAGAGAAGAAGAAGGAGGCAGTAAAGAAGGTCATTGCCTCTATGACTGTGGGAAAAGATGTCAG TGCCCTGTTTCCTGATGTTGTGAACTGTATGCAGACAGATAATTTGGAACTGAAGAAGCTGGTCTATCTGTACTTAATGAATTATGCCAAGAGCCAGCCAGACATGGCCATTATGGCAGTCAACACCTTTGTTAAG GATTGTGAGGATCCAAACCCTCTGATCCGTGCCCTGGCTGTGCGCACCATGGGCTGCATCCGTGTGGACAAGATTACAGAATATCTGTGTGAGCCTCTGAGGAAGTGTTTGAAAGATGAAGACCCCTACGTGAGGAAGACCGCTGCAGTTTGTGTCGCCAAGCTTCATGATATCAACGCCCAGTTGGTAGAAGACCAGGGCTTCCTAGACACCCTGAAGGACCTGATCTCGGACTCTAACCCCATG GTGGTAGCAAACGCAGTGGCAGCTCTGTCTGAGATAGCGGAGTCTCATCCCAACAGCAACCTTTTGGACCTGAACCCTCAAACCATTAACAAGCTCCTGACAGCCCTTAATGAATGCACAGAGTGGGGCCAGATCTTCATCCTCGACTGCTTGGCCAACTACACACCTCGTGATGACCGCGAGTCACAAAG TATTTGTGAACGTGTGACTCCACGACTGTCTCACGCTAACTCTGCTGTGGTGCTGTCTGCCGTGAAGGTTCTGATGAAGTTTATGGAGATGCTTCCTAAAGATCTGGACTATTACGGCACTCTACTAAAGAAACTTTCTCCTCCCCTGGTCACACTGCTCTCAGCGGAGCCTGAACTGCAGTATGTCGCCCTCAGGAACATTAACCTCATTGTACAGAAACG CCCTGAAATCCTGAAGCATGAGATGAAGGTTTTCTTTGTGAAATATAATGACCCAATCTATGTCAAACTGGAAAAGCTGGACATCATGATCCGTCTGGCATCTCAGGCCAACATCGCTCAG GTACTGGCTGAGCTGAAGGAATATGCCACTGAGGTAGACGTAGACTTTGTGCGTAAAGCTGTACGAGCCATCGGCCGCTGCGCAATTAAAGTAGAG CAATCAGCAGAACGTTGTGTCAGCACGCTGCTTGACCTTATTCAGACTAAGGTCAATTATGTGGTGCAGGAAGCCATCGTGGTCATCAAGGACATCTTCCGCAAGTACCCCAACAA ATATGAGAGTGTGATAGCCACTCTTTGTGAGAACCTGGATTCTCTGGATGAGCCTGAGGCACGGGCAGCCATGATCTGGATAGTGGGAGAGTATGCTGAGAGGATTGACAATGCTGATGAGCTGCTGGAGAGCTTCCTGGAAGGCTTCCATGATGAGAGCACACAG GTGCAGCTGCAGTTGCTCACAGCCATAGTAAAGCTGTTCCTGAAGAAGCCCACCGAGACCCAGGAACTGGTGCAACAAGTGCTTAGTCTCGCTACACAG GATTCTGATAATCCTGACCTGCGTGATCGCGGCTACATCTACTGGCGTCTGCTCTCCACTGACCCTGTGGCGGCTAAAGAGGTAGTGCTGGCCGAGAAGCCTCTGATCTCAGAGGAGACGGACCTGATTGAGCCCACCCTTCTGGAGGAGCTCATCTGCCACATCGGTACACTGGCCTCTGTTTACCATAAACCTCCCAGTGCCTTTGTGGAAGGCAGTCGTGGTGTTCAACACAAAAGACTCCCTGCACGTGCTGGCTC tgGTGAGAGTGCCGAAATCCCTGATATTGGCCAATCTGGACCTTCTGAAGCTCCATCTGCTGTCATCCCATCACAGGGTGATCTCCTTGGTGACCTGCTGAACCTGGATCTGGCCCCGCCTACTGCCACTGTCCCTTCAGTTCAGCCCTCTATGCAGATGGGAGCCATGGACCTACTGGGAGGAGGTCTGGATAGTCTG ATGGGCGATGAATCAGATACG TTTTTGTCCTCTTTCTTTCCCCAGCTGGGAGACATTGGTGGAAGTCCTTCG ATGGGTCCCGGTCTGGGGGCAGCCACAGCAGCCATGCCTACTGCTCTCGGCGGCGCTCCTGCTGTCGGAGGTGGATTGGGAGACCTCTTTGACCTTGGTGGGGGTGTTGGCATGCCAACAGGATCCTACGTTGCTCCTAAAATT ATGTTGTTACCAGCCATGAAGGCTAAAGGGCTGGAGATTTCTGGAACGTTTGCCCGACGCAGTGGGGTTATTCAGATGGATCTGTCTCTCACCAACAAAGCCATGAGCGTTATGACTGACTTTGCCATTCAGTTCAACAGAAACAG TTTTGGTCTAGCCCCTGCTGGCCCTCTGCAGGTTCTCACTCCTCTGAGCCCCAATCAGACCATTGACATCAGCCTGCCTCTCAGCACAAGTGGTCCAGTCATGAAAATGGAACCTCTCAACAATCTGCAG GTAGCTGTCAAGAATAACATTGACGTGTTCTACTTCAGTTGCCAGTATCCCCTCAGTCTGCTCTTTGTAGAGGACGGAAAgatgg ACCGTCAGGTGTTCCTGGCTACGTGGAAGGACATTCCAAACGAGAATGAGACACAGTTCCAAATCAGAGACATCCACCTCAACTCAG